The genomic DNA GGCTGGCCCAGGCGCGCGGTCAGGGCGTCGCGGAACGCCGCGCGCTCGGCGGCGTCCGGCGGCCGGAAGCGCCCGAGCGGGTCCTGGACGTCGATGAGGTTCAGGATCAGCGGCACGCCGCGCAGCAGCCGCGCCAGGTCGGCGGCGTCCTCGTCGCCGGTGTTGACCCCGGCGATCATGACCCACGCCACGTTGACCCGCCCCCGCCTCAGGCGCGAGCGCTCGCGGATCGCCTCGGCCAGTTCCTCGACCGGCCACGCCGCCTCGTGCGGCAGCAGGGCGCGGCGCTTGGCGCTCGTGGCCGCGGTCATCGAGACGAAGAGCCGGAAGGGGTGGCCCTCCGCGGTGAAGCGGCGGATCGCCGGCACGACGCCGGCGGTGCCGATGCTGATCGCCTTCGCGGCGATGCCGCCGCCCCCCGGCTGGGAGAGGACGTAGGCGGCGCGCAGCACCGCGTCGTAGTTGAGCAGCGGCTCGCCCATGCCCATGAAGACCGCGCCGGTCACCGGCCGCGGGCTCTCGGCGCGCAGGCGCAGGAACTGGCCGACGATCTCGTCGGCGGCGAGCGCCCGCGAGAAGCCGAGGCGGCCGGTCGCGCAGAAGGAGCAGCGCAGGGGGCAGCCGACCATCGAGGAGAGGCAGATGGAGGCCCGGGGCTTCTCGAGGGGGATGCGCACCGCCTCGACGCGCAGGCCGTCGCGGAGCGCCAGCAGGTACTTGACGAAGCCGTCGGCGGCCTCGCGCCGCTCGAGCACCTCCGGCGCGTCCAGCAGCGACTCGCGCGCCACCGCCTCGCGCGCCGCGCGCCGCAGCCCGCGCACCCGCGAGAGGTCACCGGCGAACCGGTTGACCGCGGCCGCGAAGATCCGCCGCGCCTCCCCCTCCTCGAGGCCGGCTGCCGCGAAGCGCTCGCGGATCTCGTGCGGGAGCAGGCCGCGCAGCGCGACGGGCGGGCCGGCGGGCGGCGGGGCAAGGCACCCGAGCCGGGCAGTCATG from bacterium includes the following:
- a CDS encoding radical SAM protein, translated to MTARLGCLAPPPAGPPVALRGLLPHEIRERFAAAGLEEGEARRIFAAAVNRFAGDLSRVRGLRRAAREAVARESLLDAPEVLERREAADGFVKYLLALRDGLRVEAVRIPLEKPRASICLSSMVGCPLRCSFCATGRLGFSRALAADEIVGQFLRLRAESPRPVTGAVFMGMGEPLLNYDAVLRAAYVLSQPGGGGIAAKAISIGTAGVVPAIRRFTAEGHPFRLFVSMTAATSAKRRALLPHEAAWPVEELAEAIRERSRLRRGRVNVAWVMIAGVNTGDEDAADLARLLRGVPLILNLIDVQDPLGRFRPPDAAERAAFRDALTARLGQP